The following DNA comes from Serinus canaria isolate serCan28SL12 chromosome 1A, serCan2020, whole genome shotgun sequence.
ATCTGCACCCGAATGCGCGCCTTGCCCTTGGGCACCACGGGGTAGCTGAAGCCAATCACGTAAATGCCTGGGGAGGAAATGCAGGCAGAgtcagagctggctgggatggaggcaggcTGAGGTGTACTGAGTGACAGAAAGGCTCCCCTCCCAATAACCACTTCCAGCCTTCAGGGTTTTCAAGTGACATCTGCTCCCAAGCATGGAAACGAGGTCAAGGGCCAGAAATGGGGATGGAGTCCAGCATAGCAGGACAAGAGCATTAATGTAAATCCCCTCCCTAACAGAGAAAGAAGGTGCAGCCAGCAACATCTGGGGGAGACTGTGAGGACATTTGCAGCTGGAAGGTGGAGGAGTACTGGATTTCATGCAGGAACATCCTCTGAAGGAGGGCTTGTGGTGGCAGCACCATCAACTGTCCCTTCCCTCAGGGAATGTGTCTGCATACTGAGCTCTCTCCCCAGATCACCTCTGTTGAGCATGTCCTCTGCCATCACTGAGGCCAGCCGAGCATCCCCCAACATGACTGGACAGATAGGGTGGTCTTTCCCTGAGATGGTGAAGCCAGCTGCCGTCATCTTACTTCTGAACCTGGTGAAGGGAACAACAGGATGAGTAAAAGCCTCAACAACTCTGTCCTTGGAGACCACTGCCTTTCTTTCCCCTGGGAGCCCTGCCCCCCAAGAACTGGGTAAAGTTTGCTCCACTGTTCATCTTCTGTGCAGGGAAGAGATCTCTCCTCTTGGACTGACCTCCTACCATGTCCTGCTCAGCATAATGGGACTGAAGATTCTTGAGTGGACAATGTGCCCCAGCTCACAGAGCATCCAGATGTGACACATCTACCTGACACAGACAGGCACATCCTGCAGTTTTCCCTGAGCCCTGATTTGCGAACTGTCTTCACAGTTATCATGGGAAAGGAGGGGTGAATAAATCACAGACAACTCACTCCTAACaaagctgcccctgctcccacccccacACGGCCCCCTCACCGTTGAGTTTTGGCAGCCATAGATTGTGCAATGGCATTGCTCTCCATGAGCAGGTCCAGGGCCTTGGATGCACAGCCCACCACGGCAGGGGGCAGGCTGTTGGAGAAGAGGTACGGGCGGGAACGCTGCCGGAGCAGATCGATGAGGGGTTTGGGACCTGTTGTGTACCCGCCTGCAGACGGAGGAGAGAGAATCGGACAAGGCACCCCAGGGTGACCTGTTTAAAGTGAGGCCTCTTGATAAAGCCAACCTGGCACCTATAGCAGGAATTTAGGTACAAACTAAATTGATCTAAAAATCACAGCTGATACTTTTGACCAAGAGCTTCCACCTTGACCCCAAAGGCAAATGCATGCAAAAGATGACAGTGTAAGGGGCACATGTCAGTATCTCCTTTAATCCTGCAGCAACATCCTAAGCCAAGCCTTATACCACCAGTGGAAAAGGATAACATGCATTTGTTACTCTATCATTcggcagaggaaggaaatgtaAGACTGATGCTGTAAAGCTCTTTAGGGCATGCAGGATGCTGGACAGGAAAATGCcttcacctgcagctcctccaagaGCTTTTCCTAGGGTAGAATTGATGATGGTGACTTTGTCCATCACTCCCAGGAGCTCATCAGTACccctgcagaaaaagaaacatcacattatcagctctgccagcatgcatcagggaagctgctggatacctcaaggaaaacaaagcactgtTAGCCAGGTCTCTGGCATCCCTCCTTCTAGACAAGGAAGAATAGCCTCTTGAGATAGTTCAACCCGAGTGTTcaccttcctctcctgcagaaAGCCTAAGCTAGGATCTCATCAAGTAAGAGCATGGGTTCTTCATCCCTTAGAGATGGCAAAGTGCTCAAACTTCCCACACAGAAGTTTAATAGTCCAAACAAAGCACCTGCCAGGAGAGGTGGTGCCCAGATGAGATGGTCACACCATCTGTTACACACTGAGAAGCAGCTGTCACTTGGGGATGGATCACTGCTGAAGTATCTCCTTTCAATCCAAAGGTGCAAAGCCTTCAAGGAGTTCCCACAAAACCACACTGGGATCAGCACCTTTGTCCTCGCTTCAGAATTAGGGTAGGAGGAAGAAACAGGGCTGAGTCAGTACTCACCGCCCGTTGGGTCCCAGGAATCCCGTGGCGTGGCATTCATCAATGAAGACCAGGGCATCGTACTTCTGGGCCAGCTGGCAGATTTCCCTCAGGGGCGCGATGTCACCGTCCATGGAGAAGGCACCGTCAGTGGCCACCAGCCGCAGTCGGTGCTTCTGTTGGAGGGAAAAAGGCATGCCCAGAGGTGAAGATATCACCCTGAGGAGAGGGGCTGGCAAAGGGACACACTCAAACTCCTGTATGGAGGGGATGTACCTAACTGAGATGGAGGGGATTTGCACTACAAGCAGCTGTTTTGCCACCTTGCCTATCCATGCCTGTCGGCAAAATCAATGCCTATTGCATGGGAAAGGGCAGAGCCCACCCTCCAGGGCTGGTCACTGCATAGGCAGCACAGCTAAGCAATTgctctggcactggggtggGAGCAGACCTCCGTACCTGCGCTTCCTTCAGCTTGGCCTCCAGGTCCTGCATGTCCATGTGCCTGTAGCGGTACTTGTTGGCCTTGCACAGGCGGATCCCATCGATGATGGAAGCATGGTTCAGCTCATCTGACAGCACTGCATCCTCTGGGGTCAGCAGGGCCTGGCCGTGCCAAACAGAAAGGACCATCCTTTGCTCTGTATACCACCTCACTGAGATCTCCCAGTCTTCCTCAGTACAAAGAACAAAGCTGTGATTGATTCCAGCTGCCACGTCTCTCCTGACACTGCTAAACTTTATATTTCCTTCCTAGTCACCTTATCCCCTGATTTCTTTATGCCACGCTCTTGCTTGTGGCTTCTGAGCTCAAAATCTCCATTCCCCTTTCCTAACATGTGAGATCACGCCTGCCCCTCACCTACACTTTCAGGGAGAGTACAGACCTCTGTAGAAATGGGAGCTCTCcccaagagctggagctggctggagaCAGCAGAGGTGAGGGTGCTTAAATGCCTCTGCATGGCTTCCCTGGTGCAAGGACCCCAAGTCAGGCTCCTTACCACCAGCCACTGTCATCTTTTCTGGCCCATAGAGCTCACAGCAGAGCCTCTGGAAGGCATGGCAGCCacactgctgtcacctccctccTCCATGCACAACACAAGGGAAGCCTCATGAACCTCAAAGATACCAGCATTGGCATCAAAGCAGCTGGCATAGAGAATGGCATCTTCCCGCTGGTGGAAACGTGCAATCTTCTCCTCCAGGTCCTTGTGTATGCTctaaagagaagagaggagcaggagtCAACAGTGGGGCAGCACAAGTTCTTGCTTGCACACTGCTGTTACATGCTGACTTGAAAGGGGAGGAGACAGCCAGGTTTTATCCAGAAaaggtgtgtgtgggggggagAAGTTACTTGTGTTCAGCAAATGCAGCCCTAAAGTATAATTATGGGTTTGGAtgccagagctcagcagggagaTTCCAAGCTCCTCATGCACAAGGGAGAAGCTCTGCTTGTTCTTTGCACTTAACCAAGCAGGATTTAAAaagggctccagcagggatAAACTGGGCTGGGTCTGATGGAGCCACTTCAAGTCAAGTTCACTGTAATTTTGACCcgaaagagagagaaaaagacatttattttctgaattcagAGGGGTGCTCAGTTTCTTTGCTCTCAGGTGTTGTAATGTTTAAGCTGGCATATTTCCAGATGCTTGGCCAGTGGGGATTTGGCAGGCTCCTTTTCTCACGGGCCTACGTGTAAGTTAGCGCTGTACACGCATGCCGAGTGGGAGTGCCGAGAGGGGAGCCTACGTGGGCACCCTGCGAAAGACCCGCGGGGAACGGGATGCTGCCCGGTACCTGGGTACCGCAGATAAAGCGGACGGAGCTGAGCCCGGCGCCGAACTTCTCCAGGGCCTCCACAGCGGCACGAATCACCTCGGGGTGGCTGGAGAGCCCCAGGTAGTTATTGGCGCAGAAGTTGATGATCCCTGCGggaacagaaagagagaagcagGGGCATGGCACCGAGGGAAGGGACCGAGAGCCCTCCTCCTCTCCGCCGCCCCTCGCACGTACCGGCGCCGCCGTCCGCCAAGCGGAGGTGGGGACCCTGCCGGGAGGCGATGACGCGCTCGCTCTTCCAGGTGCCGGCGCCGCGGATGTCCTCCAGCTCGCTCTCCAGCCGCCGCCGCAGctgcgccgccgccgctcccgaCGCGGCCCGTAGGGCGCCGGCCCCGGACCGGGCCCCGCGCAGCGTCCGCACCGCCGCCGCCCGCCACATCCCGGCGCTCCGCCCCGCACACCTGGGGGCAGGCCCCGGCGCCCAATCGCCGCTAATAAACCACGGGTTAATTACTGACCAATGCCCATTGGCCGCCGGGGCACCGCCCCCCGTCGGGCGGGGCGAACGCCTCCGCGGCCGCAGCAGCTTGGGCGCGTTCTCTAGGAGGCGTTTAGCGTCTTCTTTGGAGGAGTGGATCTGTCCCAAGGGGTTTAGGCACCGCAGAGCCAGATATGTGATGGCCGGAGTCTGAGGGATTTTGGGAGAACGCCATCCATGAGATTTAGGAACTGTAATGGGGTCTGAGGGATTTCATAGCAACAGGGCATCACGAACATCAAGGATCAACAAGCTTAGGAGCGTTAGGTGCCTCTGCCTAGGGGTTTGGGGTCCTCAACATAGCTGACTTGGATCCTTGCAGATAAATGGTTATGGGCGCCCACCACTGGAATAATGAGCCACGGGTCTATAGCATGTGGGTGTATCCAGATGAGGTGACCGACAACCCATTGGACAGAGAGGTTTAGGATTAACCAGGTGAAAATTAGAATACCCAGACTCAAGGGATTTGAGCACCTCTGGCCAATTGTGTTTGTAAACTATAGGCTCATGGCTTAGACACAAAGGGTCATAGAATGACAGAACAGTTTAGGTTCAAAGgcaccttaaaaatcatctagttccaagctcgtgctgtgggctgggacaccttcaCTAGACCAAGACCAAGTTGGTCAGAGCCCCTTCAAAATTCAGCCTGAGTATTTTTGGGGATAgggcatccacaatttctctgttCCATCTGTATTAGGTATCTCCTTCCTCTACTACAGCTGACTGGGGAATTCTGTGGCCAGAGTGATTTAGACCACCCATTCCAGGGGACTAAGGTACCAGGCTCTTGAAATGTGTTCAAGGTCTTCAGAAGAAGGTGTTCTGGTAGCCTTTGATCCAAGGGTCTTAGGAGCAAGAGCCCACAGGGATTAGGTGCGTCCAGGCCAACGATTTCAGTACCCTGAAGTACTGAATTTGGAATCCTTAATGGCTAAAGGACTCAGGCACGATTTGCCCAAGTGATTTGGGAAGAACAGGCTGAAGGATTTGGAAGCCATCAGGAGAGGGTGAAGACCCTGGGCTTATGAGAGTTAGGCACAGCAAGTCCAAGAGCCCTGGGCACCCAGAGCCCCTAGGATTTCAGAACTCCTGGCCCAGGTGGCTTGGGATCCTGATGATCAAGAAGTTTATCTGTCTCTAGCCAAGAGGGATTaggcagcccctgcctgtgGTTCAGACCTCGCTGAGCAGTGAGGCCAGCCCACaggctccctgccagccctggctgtcagGATCACCCAGCCCAGACCAGGGAGGGGCTCTGGCAGGGGATAGACAGGCCCTGGAGTCGTGCCAGCCTCCACTGGGCACAAAGCCAGAGCCCTCGGGTCacaccagggctgagcccagcagttctgcctcaccctgccctggctgcccacCACATCCCACTTGCAGAGCTGTCCAGTGCCTCAGGGtgctcctccctggggagcAAAGATGCTTGTGGCTGTGTTTGATCTTTCTCCCCACGGTGATCCCACTTCCCACTTCATGGACACCTTCAACTCCTTGAAAGCCAGTGTGGACAGActctggccctgctccagctcctctgtcccatccctgcctccccaAAAgtccctgccagcacccagttgtgctgaggcagctccaCAGGCAGGCGGGCAGCCCCGGTTATCTCCAGCGCCAGCTTGACTTCACACCCAGCAGCCCAACATTCCTCACCACATCCCCATGGTGGGGAACTGCAGCACTGGATGAGGGAACAGGgtccccttttcctcctccagggAAGGCCAGGGCTTTCACAGCCATTTGTTCCCACTTCCCCACCAAAGTGTTTGCCCAGTCCCAGCAAACACGTAACCCCCCCAAGAGCTGGGGCAGGACCAGGAATTGAAATCCTGCACGACCCCAACAGGCACACAGAGTCACCATCACTCCCAACGCACAACAAGCAGTCCAGCATTAATAAAACCAACAGACATACACACGAGAAATTTCTGAGACAGCAGAATAAAAACCCAGACCAGTAACactttaaaatagtttttttcatTCATCAACTGCCTTGTTTCAGCTATTTCAATTCATGAATAGAGCAATTCTTTATAAAATGAAGTAGAAAGGAGTAAAAACAAAGGCAATAGCTATTTACAGAACCAATGGGGAGAGTACCGAAACGCCTCTAGACTTCTCACTTCTTCTTGGGCGACTTGCGGGCACCGGACTTGGCTCTGGATTTCGACCGCCTTGCCTTCTTGGGTTTGGATGCCTTAACAGTCTTTGGCTTCTTGGCTTTCTTCGGGCTCCTTGACTTCTTCCTGGCCTTCCTGGCGGCAGATTTGGGCTTCTTGGCCGGGGACCTGGCTTTCCTGGACTTAGCCGGCTTCCGGGGCGAAGTGGATCTCCTGGctgtcttcttcctcttcctggaAGGAGACCTCTTCCTGGAAGGAGACCTCTTCCTGGAAGGAGACCTCTTCCTGGATGGAGACCTCTTTCTCTTGGCCAGGCGGAAAGAGCCGGAGGCACCAACTCCTTTGGTCTGCTTGAGGACTCCAGTGGCCAGCAGGCGCCGAATGGCCAGCCTGATCTGAACGTCGGCATTCTGGCCCACCTTGTAGTTGCTCTTCACGTACTTCTGGATGGACTGCCGGGACGCGCCACCGCGGCTCTTGTCGGCCCGGATGGCCGCCTTGATCATGTCCGAGTACGCAGGGTGGGCCGCCGGCCGCCGCGCCGACCGGGCCCGCTTGGGCTTGGTGGCCGAAGCCGGTGGCAGTGGGATCGGGCTGTCGCTCATGGCGAGTGCTTCGTCCCGCGATGCCCCGCTATGCCCTCGCGGCTGGAAGCGTGGCCCGCCGGCCTGGGACCCCCGCCCCTGGGcggggagaggctgggaagggagcGGTGGGTGCGTGAAGCCGCAGCAGAGCCGGTGCCGCTCTGCCGCCGGTGCCCCCGCTGGTGCCTCTgcggccgcgcccgccgcgggCTCCCTTTAAAGCCGCGGTGCGGACCGCGGGGAGGACTGCCCCGCGCGCGCCACCCGTGTCCCCGCGTGTCCCCTGCCACGCCCTGACCCGACCCACCGGGAGGGACAGTGCCGG
Coding sequences within:
- the GCAT gene encoding 2-amino-3-ketobutyrate coenzyme A ligase, mitochondrial isoform X1, coding for MWRAAAVRTLRGARSGAGALRAASGAAAAQLRRRLESELEDIRGAGTWKSERVIASRQGPHLRLADGGAGIINFCANNYLGLSSHPEVIRAAVEALEKFGAGLSSVRFICGTQSIHKDLEEKIARFHQREDAILYASCFDANADWEISVRWYTEQRMVLSVWHGQALLTPEDAVLSDELNHASIIDGIRLCKANKYRYRHMDMQDLEAKLKEAQKHRLRLVATDGAFSMDGDIAPLREICQLAQKYDALVFIDECHATGFLGPNGRGTDELLGVMDKVTIINSTLGKALGGAAGHPGVPCPILSPPSAGGYTTGPKPLIDLLRQRSRPYLFSNSLPPAVVGCASKALDLLMESNAIAQSMAAKTQRFRSKMTAAGFTISGKDHPICPVMLGDARLASVMAEDMLNRGIYVIGFSYPVVPKGKARIRVQISAVHSDEDIDRCVEAFTQVGRKHGALP
- the GCAT gene encoding 2-amino-3-ketobutyrate coenzyme A ligase, mitochondrial isoform X2, producing MWRAAAVRTLRGARSGAGALRAASGAAAAQLRRRLESELEDIRGAGTWKSERVIASRQGPHLRLADGGAGIINFCANNYLGLSSHPEVIRAAVEALEKFGAGLSSVRFICGTQSIHKDLEEKIARFHQREDAILYASCFDANADWEISVRWYTEQRMVLSVWHGQALLTPEDAVLSDELNHASIIDGIRLCKANKYRYRHMDMQDLEAKLKEAQKHRLRLVATDGAFSMDGDIAPLREICQLAQKYDALVFIDECHATGFLGPNGRGTDELLGVMDKVTIINSTLGKALGGAAGGYTTGPKPLIDLLRQRSRPYLFSNSLPPAVVGCASKALDLLMESNAIAQSMAAKTQRFRSKMTAAGFTISGKDHPICPVMLGDARLASVMAEDMLNRGIYVIGFSYPVVPKGKARIRVQISAVHSDEDIDRCVEAFTQVGRKHGALP
- the GCAT gene encoding 2-amino-3-ketobutyrate coenzyme A ligase, mitochondrial isoform X3, with translation MWRAAAVRTLRGARSGAGALRAASGAAAAQLRRRLESELEDIRGAGTWKSERVIASRQGPHLRLADGGAGIINFCANNYLGLSSHPEVIRAAVEALEKFGAGLSSVRFICGTQSIHKDLEEKIARFHQREDAILYASCFDANAGIFEALLTPEDAVLSDELNHASIIDGIRLCKANKYRYRHMDMQDLEAKLKEAQKHRLRLVATDGAFSMDGDIAPLREICQLAQKYDALVFIDECHATGFLGPNGRGTDELLGVMDKVTIINSTLGKALGGAAGHPGVPCPILSPPSAGGYTTGPKPLIDLLRQRSRPYLFSNSLPPAVVGCASKALDLLMESNAIAQSMAAKTQRFRSKMTAAGFTISGKDHPICPVMLGDARLASVMAEDMLNRGIYVIGFSYPVVPKGKARIRVQISAVHSDEDIDRCVEAFTQVGRKHGALP
- the GCAT gene encoding 2-amino-3-ketobutyrate coenzyme A ligase, mitochondrial isoform X4, whose protein sequence is MWRAAAVRTLRGARSGAGALRAASGAAAAQLRRRLESELEDIRGAGTWKSERVIASRQGPHLRLADGGAGIINFCANNYLGLSSHPEVIRAAVEALEKFGAGLSSVRFICGTQSIHKDLEEKIARFHQREDAILYASCFDANAGIFEALLTPEDAVLSDELNHASIIDGIRLCKANKYRYRHMDMQDLEAKLKEAQKHRLRLVATDGAFSMDGDIAPLREICQLAQKYDALVFIDECHATGFLGPNGRGTDELLGVMDKVTIINSTLGKALGGAAGGYTTGPKPLIDLLRQRSRPYLFSNSLPPAVVGCASKALDLLMESNAIAQSMAAKTQRFRSKMTAAGFTISGKDHPICPVMLGDARLASVMAEDMLNRGIYVIGFSYPVVPKGKARIRVQISAVHSDEDIDRCVEAFTQVGRKHGALP
- the LOC103813245 gene encoding histone H5 is translated as MSDSPIPLPPASATKPKRARSARRPAAHPAYSDMIKAAIRADKSRGGASRQSIQKYVKSNYKVGQNADVQIRLAIRRLLATGVLKQTKGVGASGSFRLAKRKRSPSRKRSPSRKRSPSRKRSPSRKRKKTARRSTSPRKPAKSRKARSPAKKPKSAARKARKKSRSPKKAKKPKTVKASKPKKARRSKSRAKSGARKSPKKK